The nucleotide sequence TTTAATCATGTGGAATATTTGGTGCACAAGAAACAAGCTAATTTTTGATAATGTACAACCAATAATGAACTCGACGATTGCAACTATTTCTTCTCAACTTCAACTTACCCACCAAGCTTTTGGGAATAGTCCATCAGTGTCTCATATTCTTACTCCAAAGATGGTGACTTGGCAACATGGAGATGAGGACACCATGATCCTCAATGTTGATGGAAGTGCTTTGGCAAATCTAGGAAAAGTGGGTTATGGTGGTCTAATTAGTAAGCACGACGGCAATTTCCAACTTGGTTTTTTCGAAAGTGTGGGGATCTTTAATATCCTTCATGCTGAGATTCAAGCTCTCTGGATTGGAATTAAGTTGTGTTGGGAGGCAGGCTATAAAAAACTTATGTGTTACTCTGACTCTCTTCATGTGGTGCAATTGGTGTCGACGGACACACCACGTTTCCATCATTATGCAAATATCTTGAAACTTATCGGAAACTACCTTGCTAAGGATTTGACAGTTACTATTTACCATATCCTTCGAGAAGGAAATTCATGTGCAGACGTTCTCGCTAAGTTGGGACTAATGGTTCATAATATCTTGTCACGGTCAATGAATCTCCCTCTTATTTATCATTTGTTTTAATGGACGATACCTTAGGTGTGTCCTTCCCAAagacctatttttttttttcctcttttttgttttcttttccttttcactttttctcatgtaaccaaaaaaaaaaatattcattgcaTGTAGATTTGGatgaacataaaaatttctcGCAAATTTGGTTTGGGTTCATGAAGAGGTGGTGCTTACTTTCTTTGCCTCTTTGTTTCTATACTCTTATCAAACAATCCTTGTTTAATTTGCAAACCAATGttgattaaattaacaattCTAAAAGCTTTATGGATGATGTTTTACCAGAACAATGTCTTTATGAACACGGATGATGGAGTTTAAGTGCTACAAGTTGATTACTGTCCATGCTGgtttgaagaaagaaagttgGCACATAATCCAAGGCCATTTATTAGGAAAAAAGTTTATGAGATTCTTTTCAAAGTTTGCCAGGAGTTTTTCCTCGGAAATTCCCTCGCAAAATTCTTAAAGCCGTTGCAACTAGCCGTTACCAGTCTCTATATTATCTCACTCATTTTTTCATTCTTATTCATCTTCTCACAACTCTTTACATTATTtcactcaattttattttaatcttcatCTTCCTGTCAGTGTTTCATCAGATTATTACCGGTTagtttctaaattttattttaattcatatatttatatactattAGTATTATTTATATACACATATACACTGTTGGTAAAAACAATATAGTTAGTAGAAAAGTTAATAAAAGTTGTTGTAAGAAATTAGTAGTAAAAACATTAAGTTAGTCAAAATGCTTAATGGGTACATAGATTTTAGAATTATTCTATATACATATGCATTTGATTatgtaaaaattagaaaaactgAAGTTtgtcataaaaatattattaacataAAGGACTTAGCCATTAAAAAGGTTAATTagtaaaaaatgttaataaaaaggaaatagtTAGTAGAAAAGAGGTAAATTATAGGGTTATTTTATAGTTAGTAAAAGGTCGtagttaataaaaataatattagttaGTAAAAATAGTGTTATTTAGTAAATTTTGTGCATAGATTTTAGCTTTATTTTATACGAGTACCAGAATCCTTTTCGTAGTTCATAAAGGGCAACGAAAAAATAGAAACTAATTTGAATTAATGTCAACAACGCAGAAGATGGATCAATATATTATACATCGAAGTTGGATGTACGAAAGAACAATGGGGAAAAAGTCACTTCAACCACTTTTTAAAGAAGGAGTTCGTGGATTTGTTGCTTTCATAACGTCTCAAGACAGCCATAAAAGGGATGGAGGGACACGGTGTCCGTGTCTCAAATGCACTTGTAGGTTCTACAGAAGCGCGGAAGAAATCATAACACATTTAGAGAAAGTTGGTTTTATGGAGGAGTATTGGTTGTGGAGTCATCATGGTGAAGGCCTTCCGCTTACTAATACTGAGGTTATTCATGATATCCGCGCTTATGCCAATAGAGTACTTACAGAGTGTGGTAAGAGACCACTAGAGCCTCGTAAACCTCTAAAAAATACGAAATATTGTACTTACAGAGTACTTACAGAAGCTGAGTGTAGACAACTTGTTCCTCCTCCTCCGTTTTGGATACCTCGTGTCAAGGATTCTTCATCGGCTCCACCTCTTTATAGTACCCCTTTTCCGTGGCCTATTCCGAATCCTGCAATGGTTACTCATGGAGTTACTACTTCATTATCTACACATTCACCGGAGAATATTACTACTCCGTTCTCTACACTACCTCCTCCCACCACACAACCTTCGATCGTGCCTGAGGTAGTACCCGAtgagcagcagcagcaacagcGAGAAGAAGCAGATCCTATGCAACAAGCACATCAGTTTCAAGAAGAAGTGGAAAAACAGGATGGACGTTATGTAATCTACCTTTTTAGTGACTCgtaagtattaaaaaaaatcaatttcctaCATACTTCATTTCattgatatttcttttttaaatttcttttttaataaacaatttaaatGTTTAGGTTGATGCCGTCCAACATTTCAGAACAATACATAAAGTCGGCAATACAAGCTTGCTACAAAAAGTTTTGGCCCCATTATGGATACCTTAAGGATGAAGACAAGAGAGATGTTTTTGATGAGTTTAGGGTAagtgaaaataattttcatgatatcatatttataattacatttatatatagtctaatatcatatttttggttgATTTATTATAAATCTATGTATTCTAATAGTTACAATTATTTATCGCAGAAACATTGTGTTTGGGAAGCTCATCATGAAGCTGAAGTTAAGGATATTTTTCATCATAGAGCTCGATCCCATTTGTCTGATATGCTATTGGATGAACATAACACTTATTGCGGAAACAGTGATTATCAGCCCGGATGGATTGACGAAGAAATTTGGAATCAACTGTTACACTATTGGGCCACAGATGCGAGGATTAAAATTCGTCCTGAGGCTGGAAAAAGGATTCGAGCATCTATGGAAGGAGGATTTCTGCACTCAAAAGGTTGTGTTAGTGCTCACACCCACGCTGGGGAGGATGTAGCAGGGAAGGGGGCAAATTACAAAAAGTTTGGTCTTGGAAGTTTGGCTCCCAACATGAGACGTAGATCTCTTTTTGATGTTCTTGACA is from Medicago truncatula cultivar Jemalong A17 chromosome 1, MtrunA17r5.0-ANR, whole genome shotgun sequence and encodes:
- the LOC112418595 gene encoding uncharacterized protein, which translates into the protein MNSTIATISSQLQLTHQAFGNSPSVSHILTPKMVTWQHGDEDTMILNVDGSALANLGKVGYGGLISKHDGNFQLGFFESVGIFNILHAEIQALWIGIKLCWEAGYKKLMCYSDSLHVVQLVSTDTPRFHHYANILKLIGNYLAKDLTVTIYHILREGNSCADVLAKLGLMVHNILSRSMNLPLIYHLF
- the LOC112417493 gene encoding uncharacterized protein, coding for MDQYIIHRSWMYERTMGKKSLQPLFKEGVRGFVAFITSQDSHKRDGGTRCPCLKCTCRFYRSAEEIITHLEKVGFMEEYWLWSHHGEGLPLTNTEVIHDIRAYANRVLTECGKRPLEPRKPLKNTKYCTYRVLTEAECRQLVPPPPFWIPRVKDSSSAPPLYSTPFPWPIPNPAMVTHGVTTSLSTHSPENITTPFSTLPPPTTQPSIVPEVVPDEQQQQQREEADPMQQAHQFQEEVEKQDGRYVIYLFSDSLMPSNISEQYIKSAIQACYKKFWPHYGYLKDEDKRDVFDEFRKHCVWEAHHEAEVKDIFHHRARSHLSDMLLDEHNTYCGNSDYQPGWIDEEIWNQLLHYWATDARIKIRPEAGKRIRASMEGGFLHSKGCVSAHTHAGEDVAGKGANYKKFGLGSLAPNMRRRSLFDVLDNAEGSSHPPELTPEMHTLMQQMTQQLQAQSKQLQTQSQTEKELRDQLHQEVEHRRVFEKRIEQQFASHNRPPIPSPVEIPQYDSEEEYS